A window of the [Chlorobium] sp. 445 genome harbors these coding sequences:
- a CDS encoding S9 family peptidase: MTSTHHATVASQRRKIPLKYFFKKPERTAYQISPDGKHIAFLKPYKRRQNIYVQRLGSTRAVRLTNELERDIAGFFWKGNHTLLYLRDFGGDENFHLFAVNMPQKQVRDLTPFSGTRTMLIDELIDSDDHVLIALNFRTPEVFDAYRLNVHTGELVLLVENPGNITSWNTDHDGKIRLAVSTDGVNTTLLYRKTEADAFKPILTTNFKESLVPLFFTFDNARIYAASNLGRDKSAIVIFNPETGKEDELLFQHPEVDVYDLSYSHKRKVLTAISFTTWKREHVFLDKLTEQIFSSLQRQLPDVEIALTSETKNEDVFIVRTYSDRSLGAYYLYELATDSLTKLADVSPWLKEDELCEMKPISYTSRDGLTIHGYLTLPKDVEPKQLPVIVNPHGGPWARDVWGFNPEVQFLANRGYAVLQMNFRGSTGYGRRFWEISFKKWGKEMQDDISDGVKWLIEQGIADPKRIGIYGGSYGGYAVLAGLAFTPDLYACGVDYVGVSNLFTFMKTVPPYWKPYLEMMYEMVGNPDMDQDLMRSASPVFHVDRIKAPLFVAQGAKDPRVNIEESNQIVHALRARGIDVPYLVKENEGHGFRNEENQFEFYRAMEKFLHKHLLKKK, from the coding sequence ATGACAAGTACTCACCATGCGACTGTAGCCTCACAGCGCCGAAAAATTCCCCTCAAATACTTTTTCAAGAAACCCGAGCGTACGGCTTATCAAATTTCACCCGATGGCAAACACATTGCATTTCTGAAACCCTATAAACGTCGCCAAAACATTTATGTGCAGCGTCTGGGCAGCACACGTGCCGTGCGCCTTACAAATGAACTTGAGCGTGATATCGCTGGCTTTTTTTGGAAAGGTAACCATACCTTGCTCTATCTGAGAGATTTCGGCGGCGACGAAAACTTTCATCTCTTTGCTGTCAATATGCCTCAAAAGCAGGTGCGCGACCTGACACCGTTTTCAGGCACACGCACTATGCTTATCGATGAGTTAATTGATTCAGACGATCATGTGCTTATTGCGCTTAACTTTCGTACACCCGAAGTCTTTGATGCCTATCGCTTAAATGTGCATACCGGTGAACTTGTGCTGCTGGTTGAAAATCCGGGTAATATCACAAGCTGGAATACGGATCATGATGGCAAAATTCGTCTTGCCGTTTCCACAGACGGCGTCAATACGACATTGCTTTATCGCAAAACTGAAGCCGATGCCTTCAAGCCGATTCTGACTACAAACTTCAAAGAATCACTCGTGCCGCTCTTTTTCACATTTGACAATGCCCGTATTTATGCTGCTTCGAATTTAGGACGTGATAAATCTGCTATTGTCATCTTTAATCCTGAAACTGGCAAAGAAGATGAACTTCTCTTCCAGCACCCCGAAGTCGATGTCTATGACCTTTCCTATTCGCACAAGCGTAAAGTGCTCACGGCGATTTCTTTTACCACTTGGAAACGAGAACATGTTTTCTTAGACAAGCTTACTGAGCAGATTTTCAGCAGTCTGCAACGCCAGCTCCCAGATGTTGAAATCGCGCTGACAAGTGAAACCAAAAATGAAGATGTCTTCATCGTACGCACCTATAGCGACCGCTCACTTGGTGCGTATTATCTCTATGAGCTTGCCACAGATTCGCTGACAAAACTTGCAGATGTCAGTCCTTGGCTCAAAGAAGATGAACTTTGTGAAATGAAGCCGATTTCCTACACTTCGCGCGACGGCCTTACCATTCATGGCTACCTTACACTGCCGAAAGATGTTGAGCCTAAACAGTTGCCTGTCATTGTCAATCCTCATGGCGGACCGTGGGCGCGCGACGTGTGGGGATTTAATCCTGAAGTTCAATTCCTTGCAAATCGTGGCTACGCTGTTTTGCAGATGAACTTCCGAGGTTCTACAGGCTATGGGCGAAGATTCTGGGAAATTTCTTTCAAAAAGTGGGGCAAAGAGATGCAAGATGATATCAGCGATGGTGTTAAATGGCTTATTGAGCAAGGCATTGCCGACCCCAAACGCATTGGCATTTACGGTGGCAGTTATGGTGGCTACGCAGTGCTGGCGGGTTTGGCTTTCACGCCCGACCTCTATGCCTGTGGCGTCGACTACGTCGGCGTCTCGAACCTCTTCACATTTATGAAAACTGTGCCGCCGTATTGGAAACCTTATTTGGAGATGATGTACGAAATGGTTGGCAATCCTGACATGGATCAGGACCTCATGCGCTCTGCTTCACCTGTGTTTCATGTCGATCGCATCAAAGCCCCACTCTTTGTTGCGCAAGGCGCAAAAGACCCAAGGGTCAATATCGAAGAATCCAACCAAATTGTTCATGCGTTGCGTGCACGCGGCATTGATGTGCCGTATCTGGTCAAAGAAAATGAAGGGCATGGCTTTCGCAACGAGGAAAATCAGTTTGAATTTTATCGCGCTATGGAAAAGTTTTTGCACAAACACCTGCTCAAAAAGAAATAG
- a CDS encoding MFS transporter, with protein MSKFEFSSITWLSPLSVFLRSTFSALHHRDYRLLWTGAFLSNIGTWIQKVGQPWLILSLSGSPLLLGLDGFMQDIPLLLLLLIGGAISDRFDKRKILIFSQIVQGSSALAMAILTATGHITVWIVIALSFIVGCVQSLSTPAYLSALPSLVSKEHITNAIALNSMQFNLSRFIGPAIGGVVIASLGVAWCFGFNALSYLALLIVLPLIHFPKAGISEHKARSLSESIKEGIQQVGQRPELLSIVIVVLFVSFFAGPLLNFVPVIAKENLRAEAGGFSLMLSAFGAGAVIGALRVASLKETVNRHYVVMTASGVLAAVVIAVALSKIFLLSIGLMFVGGFAFVSCGSVGNTIMQTEVSENLRARVISIYATAFRGGLPLGSLLTGMVSEHAGAQTALVLNGLLLLSILWSYGEKFSPAFASVHD; from the coding sequence TTGTCAAAATTTGAGTTCTCGTCTATCACTTGGCTCTCTCCGCTTAGTGTTTTTCTGCGTTCAACCTTCTCTGCTTTACATCACCGTGACTACAGGCTGCTTTGGACTGGTGCATTTCTGTCGAACATCGGCACATGGATTCAGAAAGTCGGTCAACCGTGGCTGATTCTTAGCCTAAGTGGCTCTCCGCTGCTCTTAGGTCTGGATGGCTTTATGCAAGATATTCCGCTACTGTTACTTTTGCTGATTGGAGGCGCTATCTCAGATCGGTTTGATAAGCGCAAGATTCTGATTTTCTCACAAATCGTGCAAGGCTCAAGTGCACTTGCCATGGCTATACTTACGGCTACAGGACATATCACGGTTTGGATAGTCATTGCGCTTTCATTTATCGTAGGTTGTGTGCAATCGCTTTCTACACCTGCGTATCTTTCAGCGCTGCCCTCGCTTGTGAGCAAAGAGCACATCACCAACGCTATTGCACTCAATTCCATGCAGTTTAATCTCTCACGCTTTATTGGTCCAGCTATTGGTGGTGTGGTTATTGCGTCGCTCGGTGTGGCATGGTGTTTTGGCTTCAATGCACTATCGTATTTGGCGTTACTGATTGTCTTGCCGCTCATTCATTTTCCAAAAGCCGGAATATCAGAACATAAGGCACGCTCACTTAGCGAGAGCATCAAAGAAGGCATACAACAAGTAGGGCAGCGTCCTGAATTGCTCTCTATTGTGATTGTGGTGCTTTTTGTGAGTTTTTTTGCTGGACCTCTTCTGAATTTTGTACCTGTGATTGCCAAAGAAAATCTTAGAGCAGAAGCGGGTGGATTTAGTTTGATGCTTTCAGCATTTGGAGCGGGTGCAGTGATTGGTGCGCTGCGTGTTGCATCGCTCAAAGAGACGGTTAATCGGCACTATGTTGTAATGACGGCGTCGGGTGTGTTAGCAGCAGTGGTTATTGCAGTTGCGCTGTCGAAAATTTTTTTGCTTTCAATCGGGCTGATGTTTGTGGGCGGATTTGCTTTTGTAAGTTGCGGTTCAGTAGGCAATACGATTATGCAAACAGAAGTGTCAGAAAATTTGCGCGCCAGAGTCATCAGTATTTATGCAACCGCCTTTCGTGGTGGCTTGCCGCTGGGCAGTTTACTAACTGGCATGGTGTCGGAGCATGCCGGTGCACAAACCGCTCTAGTGCTCAATGGGCTTCTGCTGCTAAGCATCTTGTGGTCGTATGGCGAAAAATTTTCGCCAGCTTTTGCATCCGTGCACGATTAA
- a CDS encoding FAD-linked oxidase, protein MIFKTDHTEIQSFLEDTSVLQGGYTEGVYLPESYEEVAQLLTMCYAQHKRVTFSGNGTGTTGGRIPFGGVTLAFHRLNTMLNIEKFPDGTGRATVQAGVLLYDLQRAVESLGLFYTPDPTERYCFIGATIANNSSGARTFKYGPTRPYVERLKLAFADGEIMDIRRGEIFADSTGMIDFTTPRGRRYCFKIPSYTMPNTSKHVAGFYAKPNMDIIDLFIGSEGTLAAILEADLKLIAKPEKIFSALVYFADNHSLLDFVRDARQLSHSNTLISARALEYFDEHSLNFLRKKYPNIPAQAKGAIFFEQETTSHTEDEQLTQWYSLLEKYGACLAQSWIALTPDEQQQIRDFRHALPVLVNEWYARFKQRKISTDMAVPYEHLPELMKTYQSECAANRLDYILFGHIGDAHLHLNILPKNAEEAMRAKALYRQFIQKTLELGGTISAEHGVGKLKSEYLVMMFGEDGIKEMARVKKALDDRLILNIGNLIPEPYLALL, encoded by the coding sequence ATGATTTTTAAGACCGACCACACCGAAATTCAATCGTTTCTTGAAGATACCAGTGTCTTACAAGGTGGATATACTGAAGGTGTCTATTTGCCCGAAAGTTACGAAGAAGTTGCACAGCTCCTGACGATGTGCTATGCGCAGCACAAGCGCGTTACGTTTTCGGGTAACGGGACAGGTACCACAGGTGGGCGCATTCCTTTCGGTGGGGTTACGCTGGCTTTTCATCGCCTCAACACCATGCTCAACATTGAAAAATTTCCCGATGGGACAGGGCGTGCCACCGTTCAAGCAGGGGTTTTGCTCTACGACCTTCAACGCGCAGTAGAATCGCTCGGACTGTTCTACACACCTGACCCTACCGAACGCTACTGCTTTATCGGCGCCACAATCGCAAACAATTCCTCTGGTGCACGCACATTCAAGTATGGACCGACTCGCCCTTATGTGGAGCGGCTCAAACTGGCGTTCGCAGACGGTGAAATCATGGATATTCGACGCGGAGAGATTTTTGCAGACAGCACTGGTATGATTGATTTTACCACACCACGTGGGCGACGCTATTGCTTCAAAATTCCAAGCTACACGATGCCCAACACCTCTAAGCATGTTGCAGGGTTTTATGCTAAACCTAACATGGATATCATTGATCTTTTTATCGGTTCAGAAGGCACGCTGGCTGCTATCTTGGAAGCGGATTTGAAGCTCATTGCTAAGCCAGAAAAAATTTTCAGTGCACTTGTCTATTTTGCTGACAATCACTCTTTGCTTGATTTTGTTCGTGATGCACGTCAGCTCTCACACTCAAACACTTTAATTTCAGCTCGTGCATTAGAATATTTTGATGAGCATTCACTGAACTTTTTGCGCAAGAAGTATCCGAACATTCCCGCGCAGGCTAAAGGCGCAATTTTCTTTGAGCAAGAAACAACCTCACACACTGAAGACGAACAACTTACCCAGTGGTATAGCCTTCTGGAAAAATACGGTGCATGTTTGGCTCAAAGTTGGATTGCACTCACCCCTGATGAGCAGCAGCAAATTCGTGACTTTCGGCATGCCTTGCCTGTTTTGGTCAATGAATGGTATGCGCGCTTTAAGCAGCGAAAGATTTCCACGGATATGGCAGTGCCGTATGAACACTTACCTGAATTGATGAAGACTTACCAAAGTGAATGTGCTGCTAATAGGCTCGATTACATCTTGTTCGGACATATCGGTGATGCACACCTGCATCTGAACATTCTCCCCAAAAATGCTGAAGAAGCCATGCGCGCAAAAGCGCTTTATCGACAGTTCATTCAAAAAACTCTGGAACTTGGCGGCACAATCTCTGCTGAGCACGGTGTCGGCAAGCTAAAATCTGAGTATCTTGTGATGATGTTCGGCGAAGACGGTATCAAAGAAATGGCACGTGTCAAAAAAGCCCTGGATGATCGCCTCATTCTCAACATTGGCAACCTTATTCCTGAGCCTTATCTTGCTTTGCTGTAA
- a CDS encoding hydrolase codes for MLQPDDTALIIIDVQGKLATLMHEKERLFQNLTRLIRGAQILEIPIVLTEQYPQGLGETVPEIKALMPDVQPIIKMSFSCCGEEAFLDAIEELDREQLLVAGIESHVCVYQTVADLLDAGYNVEVVADAVSSRTAENYKLGLSRMEDMGAWLTSTEMALFELLRVAGTPTFKEISKLVK; via the coding sequence ATGCTTCAACCCGACGATACCGCACTTATCATCATCGATGTGCAAGGCAAACTTGCTACGTTGATGCATGAAAAAGAGAGACTGTTTCAAAACCTGACGCGTCTCATACGTGGCGCACAAATCTTAGAGATTCCAATTGTGCTCACGGAGCAATATCCACAAGGTCTTGGCGAGACGGTGCCTGAAATCAAAGCATTGATGCCTGATGTGCAGCCGATTATCAAAATGAGCTTCAGTTGCTGTGGTGAGGAAGCGTTTCTTGACGCCATAGAAGAGCTCGATCGTGAGCAGCTTTTGGTGGCAGGCATTGAGTCGCATGTCTGTGTCTATCAAACGGTTGCAGATTTGCTGGATGCAGGCTACAATGTGGAAGTCGTTGCCGATGCGGTCTCTTCACGCACGGCTGAAAACTACAAACTGGGTCTGTCGCGAATGGAGGATATGGGCGCATGGCTAACTAGCACGGAGATGGCACTCTTTGAGCTCTTGCGTGTGGCGGGCACACCAACCTTCAAAGAAATTTCAAAACTCGTAAAATGA
- a CDS encoding phosphotyrosine protein phosphatase codes for MMNLNHSHAKPVRVLFVCLGNICRSPSAEGVFRKLLHEANLAAAFEIDSAGTASYHIGEPADYRAETAAAERGIDISAHRARQVHRKDFDTYDWIIAMDKSNLENLRRMCPQKLQHKLKLIMSFASHHTLDEVPDPYYGDERDFKYMLDLLQDACKGLLDWLVSMHNLQTEAHR; via the coding sequence ATGATGAATCTCAACCATTCCCACGCAAAGCCCGTGCGTGTGCTATTTGTGTGTTTAGGCAATATCTGTCGCTCGCCCTCAGCAGAAGGGGTGTTTCGCAAGCTGTTGCACGAAGCAAACTTAGCCGCTGCTTTTGAGATTGATTCAGCAGGCACAGCAAGCTACCATATTGGTGAACCTGCTGACTATCGTGCTGAAACTGCCGCCGCAGAGCGTGGCATCGATATCTCTGCACATCGTGCGCGGCAAGTGCACCGCAAAGATTTTGATACCTACGATTGGATTATCGCTATGGATAAAAGCAACTTGGAAAATCTACGGCGAATGTGTCCGCAAAAGCTGCAGCATAAGTTGAAGTTGATCATGAGCTTTGCCTCGCACCACACACTCGATGAAGTGCCGGATCCGTATTACGGCGATGAAAGAGATTTCAAGTATATGCTCGATCTGCTTCAAGATGCCTGCAAAGGCTTACTTGACTGGCTGGTGAGCATGCATAATCTTCAAACTGAAGCGCATCGCTAG
- the dxs gene encoding 1-deoxy-D-xylulose-5-phosphate synthase, whose product MLEHIAPREDLVNYGKYLRHINSPDDLKKFSLSDLPAIAQECREFVIDLVSQYGGHFGASLGATDITVALHYIYNTPKDQLVWDVGHQAYVHKILTGRRGIFHTNRQYKGVSGFPKRSESIYDTFGVGHASTSISAAAGMAVARDLRKEDYKIVAVIGDGAMTGGMAFEGLNHLGHLKTDVLVVLNDNCMSIDPNVGGLKEHLTDITTNSTYNKIRRDIWDILSRMDNELGERARQFIRSLEQGLKAALTPGQFFEALGFRYFGPVDGHDVVHLASLLRELREMPHPKLLHIVTIKGKGYKLAEEDQLKWHAQSSAFDKITGKSLKAPNPNAPPLYQDVFGNTITELARMDERIVGITAAMPSGTSLKILEKAIPERFFDVGIAEQHAVTFGAGLATQGMKPVVAIYSTFLQRAYDQIIHDVALQNLNVIFAMDRGGLAGADGPTHHGAFDLSYLRLIPNMVIMAPMNEQELRDMLYTAVKYDDGPIAVRYPRGNAVGVPLRKEFTQLPIGRGELLRKGDDIAFLGIGVMTNHAMKAADLLAAQGISAAVANMRFVKPLDTALIDELCAKHERLVTIEENTIKGGFGSAVLEYLQEKGYSNKVLVIGLPDRFIDHGQPAELHKEVGLDPESICKRVLQFMGAETLEAVAQ is encoded by the coding sequence ATGCTTGAACATATAGCGCCCCGAGAAGACCTTGTCAACTACGGCAAGTATCTGCGTCACATCAATTCTCCTGATGACCTCAAGAAGTTTTCTCTCTCCGACTTGCCGGCCATTGCGCAAGAGTGCCGAGAGTTCGTTATTGATCTGGTCTCTCAATACGGTGGGCACTTTGGTGCAAGCCTCGGTGCCACAGACATCACTGTCGCTCTACACTACATCTACAACACCCCGAAAGATCAACTTGTCTGGGACGTAGGACATCAAGCGTATGTACATAAAATTCTGACAGGGCGACGCGGCATCTTTCATACCAATCGCCAATACAAAGGTGTATCGGGTTTCCCAAAGCGTAGCGAGAGCATCTACGACACCTTTGGTGTCGGGCATGCTTCTACCTCTATTTCAGCTGCAGCTGGGATGGCGGTTGCGCGTGATTTACGCAAAGAAGACTACAAAATCGTCGCTGTCATTGGTGATGGTGCCATGACGGGCGGCATGGCGTTTGAAGGGCTTAATCACTTAGGGCATCTTAAAACCGACGTGCTTGTCGTGCTCAACGACAACTGCATGTCGATTGATCCCAATGTCGGTGGCTTGAAAGAACATTTGACTGACATTACCACGAACTCGACTTACAACAAAATTCGGCGCGACATCTGGGACATTCTCAGTCGCATGGATAATGAACTTGGCGAGCGCGCTCGTCAATTTATCCGCAGCCTTGAGCAAGGACTGAAAGCTGCACTCACGCCCGGACAATTCTTTGAAGCCTTGGGCTTCCGCTACTTTGGTCCTGTTGATGGTCATGATGTGGTGCATCTTGCTTCGCTTTTGCGCGAACTGCGCGAGATGCCGCACCCGAAACTTTTGCACATTGTAACCATCAAAGGCAAAGGCTACAAACTTGCCGAAGAAGACCAATTAAAGTGGCATGCACAAAGCTCCGCCTTTGACAAAATCACCGGCAAATCACTCAAAGCACCGAATCCAAATGCGCCACCGCTCTATCAAGATGTCTTTGGCAATACCATTACAGAACTGGCACGAATGGATGAGCGCATTGTCGGTATTACGGCTGCAATGCCATCGGGGACCTCACTTAAAATTCTGGAGAAAGCAATTCCCGAACGCTTCTTTGATGTAGGTATTGCCGAGCAACATGCCGTAACATTTGGGGCGGGTTTGGCTACGCAAGGCATGAAGCCTGTTGTAGCAATCTACTCTACATTCTTGCAGCGCGCCTATGACCAAATTATTCACGATGTAGCTCTGCAAAATCTAAATGTGATTTTTGCAATGGATAGAGGCGGTCTGGCTGGTGCCGACGGCCCGACACATCACGGTGCTTTTGATCTCTCTTACTTGCGGCTTATCCCCAACATGGTCATTATGGCACCGATGAACGAACAAGAGCTGCGCGATATGCTCTATACAGCCGTCAAGTATGATGATGGTCCAATTGCCGTACGCTATCCGCGAGGTAATGCCGTAGGTGTGCCGCTGCGCAAAGAATTTACCCAACTTCCGATTGGTAGAGGCGAACTGCTACGCAAAGGTGACGATATTGCCTTCCTCGGTATCGGCGTTATGACCAATCATGCCATGAAAGCCGCTGACCTTTTAGCTGCACAAGGCATTTCAGCTGCCGTGGCTAATATGCGCTTTGTGAAACCTCTCGACACCGCACTCATTGATGAACTTTGCGCTAAGCATGAACGGCTTGTAACGATTGAAGAAAATACTATCAAAGGTGGATTCGGCAGCGCTGTCTTGGAATACTTGCAAGAAAAAGGCTACAGCAACAAAGTGCTCGTTATCGGCTTACCTGATCGATTCATTGACCACGGTCAGCCTGCTGAACTGCATAAGGAAGTGGGCTTAGACCCAGAAAGCATCTGCAAGCGCGTGCTTCAATTTATGGGCGCCGAAACCCTAGAAGCTGTTGCGCAGTAA
- a CDS encoding transcriptional regulator, whose amino-acid sequence MAQIHALLLISVEPLSADDIMQTLGISRGNVNMTLRELIDWGLVQREHKPGERKEFFVAEKNIFEVTKMIARERRKRELEPLLRAISELKHVSPERSEDYQNFQSVVKDVEYFARHIDAVLEKVVKADERWFFGFLAKLFK is encoded by the coding sequence TCTCTGTAGAACCGCTGAGCGCCGATGATATCATGCAAACGCTTGGCATCTCACGCGGCAACGTCAACATGACTTTGCGAGAGCTTATCGACTGGGGACTTGTCCAGCGTGAACACAAGCCCGGTGAACGCAAGGAGTTTTTTGTCGCAGAGAAAAATATCTTTGAGGTTACCAAAATGATTGCACGCGAGCGGCGCAAACGCGAGCTTGAACCCTTGCTTAGAGCCATTTCGGAGTTGAAACATGTTAGTCCAGAGCGCAGCGAAGATTACCAGAATTTTCAGAGCGTTGTTAAAGATGTGGAATACTTTGCAAGGCATATTGATGCTGTGCTTGAAAAAGTCGTCAAAGCCGATGAACGCTGGTTTTTTGGTTTTCTTGCCAAACTCTTCAAGTGA